The genomic interval ACCCCAGAAGCGTCGAGACTTCGCTCAGACGGCCAAGGCCCTGACCGAACACACACCCAGCCCGAACCCGTCACCACGCACATGTCCACCCACACCCCCGACCCCAAGCGTCACCGATGTCCTGACACAGAACTGCCACCGACGTCCTGAGACATCACAACATCCAGCGCAAACTGTGGTTGCCCTATCGGCCCGTCGACGGTGTCGTCGACGCCCTGTGGTTGCTCGGCGACGACGCTGCACCGGACGGCCTGTTCGGCAAGCTGATCGAGACGTGGGGCAGGTCAGTGGGCTGGTTCCTCGCAGGCCTGAGTGATCCCCACCTCGATGAGGAGAAGGACGGGGCTCCTCGCGTGGGATCCCCACCCATCCGATGATGAAGGCGAGGGCGACGCAGACGGGGGTGGCCCAGACGGGGGCGAGGATCGACCAGCTTCCCAGCAGGCTCGACAGCAGCGAGCCGACGACGATCGACAGCTGGATGGCCCCCGAGAAGGCGCTCATGCCCGCCACCCGGCTCCTCTCGTCCGGGGTGATCTCGGCGATGAGGGTCTGACCGGTCGGCGGGATCGCGGAGACCGCGGAGCCGAAGAAGGGACCGCGGGCGAGGACGATGACGGCGGCGGCCGCCCCCGCGCCCAGTACCCCCGCCGAGCGCAGCGCGACGGCCAGGGCGAACAATGTGCCGGCGATGAGCGCCAGGCCGAGGGATGCGAGCATGACGCGGCGCCTACCCCAGGCGACGGACCGGCGCCCCCAGAACTGTGAGAGGACCGTGACGAACAGGGCGGCGCAGGAGATCGCCAGGCCCACGATCCACTCGGCCAGGCCGAGGGCGCGCGACAGGGGCGCGATCGACGCGTTGAGCATGTTCTGTCCGATGTAGACGAACAGGCATGCGGCAAGCAGAGCCCTGAGCGTGGGGTTGGAGAGGATGGGGGAGCGGGCGGAGCCGAGATCGGGTCTGCCGGGTCTGCCGGGTCGTAAAGCCGAGGTCACCGGGGTACCTCAACGACGCCGGTAGTGGTCCACGCGCCAGGCGGCGTCCCCGGAGACGGGCCGCCAGGCACCGGGGGCGTCGGAGAGGGGACCGCCCGCAACCCAGTGTCCCTGCGGGCCAGCGCCGGCGGCGACGTCGGGCACGCGCACCAGAGCGTCCGGACTGAGGCCCCGTGCACGAACCGTCGCAGCGGCGTCGACGTCGATGACGGAGACGAGGAGCTCGTCCAGCGCCTCCGCCTCAAGGGCCTGGCGGTACACGGAGCCGCCGCCGATGACCCACAGGCGCGGCAGCGCGCGATAGACGTCTTGGCGAGGGTCCTCACCCAGCCCGGCAAGGAGCTCAGCGCCGCGGTCAAGCCCCTCGGCGAGCGTTGGCACGGCGCAGGCGACGCCGTCGGCCCCCCAGTGCTCGCGGCGGGTGAGGACCACGCTCAGACGCCCCGGCAGGCTGGCACCCAGGGAGTCCCAGGTGGTGCGCCCCATGAGGACGACGCCGCCGGTGGTCGCCGCCTTGAAGTGGCGGAAGTCGGCGGGCACGTGCCAGAGCATGTCGCCGTCGGCACCGATGATGCCGGCACGGTCCTGCGCCCAGACGGCGCCGACGCGCACCGGTGCCCGCGACGCGGACCGCGTGCTCATACGGCCACCGGCGCTTTGATCGCAGGGTGGTGCCGGTAACCGTCGGAGGCGTCGATGGAGTCCATCGTGTAGGCGTCGATGGAGCTGGCCGGCTCCAGCCGCAGAGTCGGGAAGGGGTAGGCCTGGGGCACGCGTGAGAGCTGCTCACGGACCTGCTCGACGTGGTTGTCGTAGATGTGGCAGTCCCCGCCGGTCCACACGAGCTCGCCGGGCTCCAGCCCGGCCTGCTGGGCGAGCATGTGCGTGAGCAGCGCGTAGGAGGCGATGTTGAAGGGCACTCCGAGGAAGAGGTCGGCGCTGCGCTGGTAGATCTGCAGGCTCAGACGACCGTCGGCGACGTAGCACTGGAAGAAGGCGTGGCAGGGGGCCAGCGCCATGCGGTCGAGCTCGGAGACGTTCCAGGCGGAGACGAGCATGCGCCGCGAGTCCGGGTCCCGCCGCAGCGTCTCGACGAGCGTGGTGATCTGGTCGATGGCGCCGCCGTCGCGGCTGGGCCAGGAGCGCCACTGCGCGCCGTAGACCGGACCGAGCTCGCCGTCGTCGTCGGCCCACTCGTCCCAGATGGAGATGCCCTGCTCCTGGAGCCAGCGCACGTTGGTCGCGCCCTGGAGGAACCACAACAGCTCACCCTTGACGGACTTCATCGCCACGAACTTCGTCGTCACGCGGGGAAAGCCCCGGCTCAGGTCGTAGCGCAACTGACGGGCGAAGAGCGAGCGGGTCCCCGTCCCGGTGCGGTCCCCCTTGGCGACCCCGTGCAGGAGGACGTCGGCCAGCAGCTCCTCGTAGGCGACATCGACGCCCTCGGGGGCCTCCAGGCCCATCTCGGCCAGGCAGGGGTAACGGTGAGTGGTCACGGGTGTCCTCCTCAGGCCTCGATGACCTCGTACACCACGACGTCGTCCTGCGCGGGACCCAGGGCGGCGCCCGCGCCCTCGATGATCTGGTTGGCCAGGGCCCGTCCACCGCTGAAGCCGATGGCGGCGCCGATGCCGAAGGGGACGAGCCGGCCCAGGGCGAGGGCCCCGCCCTTGACCGCGCTCCTCTTGGCCAGGCGCTTGACGAGCTGGGCGTTGATGGAGCGTGCCGTCGGCAGCGGCATCTGTGCCAGGGACTGTGCCGCCCAGTACAGGGTGGTCAGCCCGAGCGAGCCCTGGATCGCCTCAGCGCCTTCACGCCCCATGAGGGCGGACAGGACCAGGGCGCGGCGCCTCTCGGGCGTGACCAGGCGCAGGCCCTGCAGCTCGGCGACGGTGAGGATGTACTTGACGGCACTGGTGAGGAAGACGGTGGTCTGCCCCACGGTCAGGGCGGCAGCCGTGCCCGTGCCGACCGCAGGCAGGGCCGCGCTGGCGCCCACCGCTGCCGAGGTCAGTGCGGACTCGGTGCGGAAGCGCTCGGCCGCGAGCTCGACGAGCTCGGCCGTGTCCGCTCCGGGACGGTCGCGCCGCATCCGGGCGACGGTGTCCTCAATGCTGCGGGCAGGCACATTGATCGCCTTGTCGAGGGCACGCTCGAAGGCAGAGGCTCGCGTCTTGCTCATGCTCACTCCTGGTCCGTGCCTTGACAGGTGCTGGTCGTGGGCAAGGCGCAGCGCCTCAGTCCACGTCCTCGGGGTGGTCGTTCAGCAGGTGCAGGCGGACCTCGGCCCCCTTGGTGAGGGTATGGCCCACAGTACAGCTGCGCTCGATGGCGGCGTCGACCCGCTGGGAGAGCGTGGCGAGCTGGTCTCCGGTGAGGGCGGACAGGTCCGTGACGATCTGGACGTCCATGGCCTGGTAGCGCTCCTCCTCCTCGTGCTTCAGAGTCGCGCAGATGACGTTGGCCTCGAAGTCCTCTCCCAGGGCCTTGGCCAGGCGGTGGTCCGCGGAGAGCGTGTTGCAGGTCGCCAGGGCGATCTTGAGCAGCTCACCGGGCGAGAACTCGCCGGGGCCCGAGCCCACGCGCACCTCAGCCCCGCGGGCGTTGTGCCCGAGGTACTGGCGGGTGCCCGTGCGCTCCGCCCAGACGGAATTGGTCTCGGTGGGGGTGATGATGCTGGTGTCACTCATGGGCTGATCGTGGCACGAGCCTGTGACGGGAATCCAGGCATGAGCCCGGTCAGTGAGACGCCAGCCAGGCGGTGGCGCGCGCCTGCTCGTCCGCGACGACGGCATCCACGTGGCCCATCGCCCGGTCTTCCAGGGCACGTCCCACGAGCGGGACCGTGACGTCCAGGCTGAGGTCGAGCACCACGGTGGTGCGGGCGCCGTCGTCGGAGCTCATCGACCCGGTGGCCGCCACGTGCACCGGGGCGCCACTGATCTCAGCGCTCAGACGCCCCTCGCGACGGCCCCCGTCCCCCGGCTCTCCCCAGGACTCGGTCAGGGTCAGCGACAGGGGCCCGCGCACGAAGCGGCGGGCCGCCGAGGGCAGCCTGTCGGCGGGCACCGTGCCGCGGACGGTGACGGCGAAGCCCTCGCCGCGCGTCACGACATCGACATCCAGGCCGTCCTGGCCCAGCCGGGCCACTCGGCCGCGCTGGAAGGCGGGGTCGGCGAGCATGGTCGCCACGGTGGCCGGGTCGGCGGGGTAGGTGATGGTGACGGTCTTTCTCATAAGGCGATCCTGCCACGCGTTAGTACGATCAGACGGTGCCCTCCTTCGCCGCCGCGTCACACCGTGTCCTGTCCCTGCTGCCGGACGCGGATCGTGACTGGATCCACCAGCTCATCGCCGACTGGCAGGTCATCGCTGACATGTCCGTCTCCGACCTCGTGTTGTGGGTGCGCTCCGAGACCGGACGCTTCGTCGCCGTCGCCCACCAACGCCCCTCAACAGGCTCGACCGTCCACCTCGAGGAGGTCATCGGCCACCGCATGCCGGCCTCCCGCGAGGTCTTGGCCATTGAGGCCCTCACCTCCGGCCAGCCGCTCGTGGACGCCACGCCCCTGTGGACCGGCTCCTACGCCGTTCGCGAGGAGTACGTGCCGGTGGTGCGCGATGGCACGGCCATCGCCGTCATGACGCGCGAGACCTCGGTGGGCCTTATGCGGGGCGGGCGCCACATGGAGACGGTCCTGGGGGAGAGGGCGGACCGGCTGTGCCAGATGGTCGCCGAGGGCGCCTTCCCGATCCGCGGCGCCGGGACGGTCCTGCGTCATGGCACCCCGCGGGTGGGTGACGGCGTCGTCAGCCTGGACACCGACGGCGTTGTCCTCTTCGCCACCCCCAACGCCCACTCCTGCTTCAGGCACCTGGGCATCGTCGGCCCGCTCGACGGCCTCCAGCTGGCCGAGGCGGTCACCTCGATCATCCCGGAGAGGACACCGGTTGACGAGGCGATGGCGGTGGTCCTCATGGGGCGTCAGGCCTGGCTCACCGAGGTCGAGGTCGCCGGCGTCTTCCTGGCCATCCGCTCCATCCCCCTGACGGACGCGGGCGACAGGGCCGGCGCGGTGCTGCTCGTGCGCGATGTCACGGAGATCCGACGACGTGAGCAGGTGCTGCTCAACAAGGACGCGACGATCCGCGAGGTGCACCACCGGGTGAAGAACAACCTCCAGACGGTCTCGGCGCTGCTGCGCATGCAGGCGCGCCGGGCGACGAACGACGAGACGCGCGAGGCCCTGGCGGAGGCCGAGCGCCGCGTGGCGACGATCGCGACGGTGCACGAGGCCCTGAGCCACAACGTCGATGAGAAGGTCGACTTCGACGAGGTCTTCGAGTCGATCCTGCGGGCCGCCGCGACCGTGGCGCGTGCCCGCGGCGACGTGGCCACGCGCCTGGAGGGCACCTTCGGCACGGTGGACGCGGATGCGGCCCAGGCGCTGGCAACGGTGCTGGCCGAGCTTGTGGCCAACGCGGTCGAGCACGGCCTGGAGGACCGTGACGGGCTGGTGACGGTCAGGGCCCACCGGGAGGGTGAGGACCTGGAGGTGCGGGTGATCGACGACGGTCAGGGCTTCGAGGAGGGCACGATCCTCACCGGCCTGGGCACGCAGATCGTGCGCACGCTCGTGCGCGGAGAGCTGCGCGGCTCCATCGACTGGCACCCCGGCGAGTCGGGGCGCGGCACGGAGGTCATCGTCCGTGCGCGGCTGAAGGAGTCCTGAGGCGGGCCGGCGCCGGCCCGCCGCCCCGCGGGCTCAGGACGCGGGCTCAGGAGGAGCGGCGGGCGCGCGCGGCGCGGCGCTTGAGGGAGCGTCGCTCGTCCTCGCTCATGCCTCCCCAGACGCCGGCGTCCTGGCCGTTCTCAAGGGCCCACTTGAGGCAGGTGTCGACAACCTCGCAGCGCGCGCACACCTGCTTGGCCTCCGCGATCTGGGCGATGGCGGGACCCGTGTTACCGACCGGGAAGAAGAGCTCGGGGTCGACCGTGAGACATGCTGCCTGGCTGCGCCAGTCCATGAGGGCTCCCTTCCAGGGTGGTGATGCGTGCGGCGTCTCCCGGTGCTCCTCGACGGCGACCGGCTGAGCCGGTGCGGAGGTGGACATCAGTCAACCGCGTCCTGGGCCAACCCTCACACGCTGTCAGGGGAGGGGCAAGGGCTGAGGGACGAGACCTGCGCCGAGACCGTATCGCGATGCTCACAGCCCCGGATCCTTGACGTTTCGGCACCTGAAGGTGTGCACCTCACCAAAGGTCAGACCTTCCGGGTGGAATCCTGCCCTCGGTCATGCCCCGCAGCGACCTGGAGCGCTGTCACCTCCCCCCGCGAGACCAGGACCCCACGCCCCGGCGTCGTGGGGTGCCTGGGATCGCAGGCCGCCCGGACACTCATCCCCGCCACCTGCGCCGCGGGCCCGAAAGCGGGCCACAGCACCACCACCGCGGCCCTCGCACGCAGATCCGCCAGCGCGCCGCGGTAGGCGCCCACCGCACGCTCCGTCGTCGCCGAGGCCAGCACCCGCGCCCCCGTGGCCAGTGCCTCGTCGACTGAGGCGAGCTCCTGTGGGCCCGCCAGGTCGAGGTTGTCGACGACGAGCGGCGTCTCACCGGTGGACTCTGCCAGCGCCCGCGACAGGGAGTGCAGCGCCGTCGTCCGCCCCGACCCGTGGGGTCCGACGACGAGCACCGGCCCGTCGGGCACGCCCAGGGGTGTTGCGTCGTCACCGCCGACGGCCCACGCCCCGGGTCGTGGGACCGCCGACAGCGGGAGGGGCGCCAGCCGCACGGGGGGTGCTCCCGCGGCCGTGCAGGTGTTCTGCCTGTCGATCTCCTGAGCGCCGATGTCCTCATCTGCCAGAACCACCTGGCAGTCGAGCGTCGAGTGGCCCACCACCAGCAGGCCACGCCCCGGCCCACGCCCGCACAGACGCCCCCGCTCCACCCCGGCCATCGCCGCGCGGGCGGCGTCGTCGGCACCCAGGACGATGCGTGTGCGCAGGGGAAGCGCCCACCTGGCCCCTGAGGAGCCGAGCGAGGCCGAGACCACCAGGCCCGCGCCGGACAGGGCGCATCCACGCCGCACCGCGTCGAGCAGTGCGGCGCCCTCGGCCGGGCCGAGAACCTCCTCCACGGCCGCGACGAGCTCTTCCGCCCCGTCCAGGACGAGCACTCCGCCCAGCGCTCCCGCCGCCGCGAGGGACCACAAGCGCACCAGCCGCCGCGGGTCCTCAGTGCCGACGACGGTGCCCAGCCCCGTCCAGGCCTGCCCCACCCAGGGCCCGGGTGACCCGCACACGTGCACCTCCAGCCCGGCTGCCAGCGCGCCAACGGCGGCGCTTGTCACCGTGGTGCTGCGCCCGGAGCCCGCGGTCCCCAGGACGAGCAGGGCCTCGCCGGGATCCCAGGACCAGGTGCCCTGCGCCTGCTCCTCCGGCAGGTCCGTGACGGCCAGCAGCACCCCCGGCCCTGCCTCCGGCCCGGTTGCGCCGCGCGCGCGAGCCTCAGCGTGTGGTCCACCGACAAGGACGGCATCATTCTGGGTTGCGCCGCGCGCGCGAGCCTCGGCACGGGTCACCCGTGCCGGCAGCGGCGGTGCCCAGGGGCACCAGGCCCCCGGGGACCCGGTGGCGGCTGCCCGCAGCTCCTCCACGAGCCTCGCCACCTGCCCGGCCTCGCCCGCGTACAGGGCCTGGAGCGGCCCCTCACGCCGGGAGCCGGCCACGAGCAGGCGCCCGGGCGCGGGATCGAGCCTGGCGGCCTCCTCGTGCCCGAGCACGTCGCGCGAGTCCGCGCCGTCGAGCACCCGCAGGCACACCCTCAGCGCCGTGTTCGCCCGGACGGCGGCGCTGACGACCCCCGCCGGCCGCTGCGTGGCGAGCACCAGGTGGATGCCCAGGCTGCGTCCCTGGGCCGCGACCCGGATGAGCGCGTCCAGGACCTCCGGGTGGCTGGTGGCCAGCGCCGCGAACTCGTCGACGACGATGAGCAGACGGGACGGGCGCTCCTCCTCGGCAACGGCCGCGACATCCGCCGCGCCGTGGCGGGCCAGGACCCGCTCGCGGCGGCGCACCTCTGCGCTGAGTGAGGACAGGGCCCGCGAGGTCATCGCGTGGTCGAGGTCGGTCAGGACGCCGGCGGTATGAGGCAGCCGGGTGAGGCGCCCGAAGGCGGCGCCTCCCTTGTAGTCGATGAGGACGAGCGAGAGCCGGTGCGGCGGGTGCCCGGCCGCCAGCTGCAGGAGCCACGAGGTCAGCAGTTCCGACTTGCCCGAGCCGGTCGTGCCCGCCAGGAGGGCGTGGGGTCCGTCAGCCACGAGGTCGGTGCTCACCGGGCCGTTGGCGCCGACCCCGAGCACAGCCTTCAGGCCCGGTGCGGGCCGGCGCCAGGCCCTGCGCACGCGCTCGCGGTCGATCTCGCACAGAACCTCCTCCAGCCCTGCGCGGCGGGGCAGGGCGCGCCCGTTGTCTGCCCGGTCCGCGGCCGTCGCGCCCGGCCGGCCCACGCCGGCCATGTGGGTCACCGCCTGCCACCACGTGAAGGACAGTCGGCGGGCGTCACGCCTCCAACCGCGCGAGCCCGGGACGGCGCGCACTCGCGAGGCTGCCACCGGCGGGCCGCAGGCGCCGGAGGAGGCCAGCAGTGCCTCGCTCTTGGTGGCGCCGGTGCCCCAGACCAGGTGCACGCCGGCGTCCTCCACGTGCAGGCCCACACCCCCGCAGGCGGCGACCTGGGCCGTCCACCACCTCAGGGCCTCGAGCGCCCCAGAGCCGGTGAGGGCGAGTGCATCCCCCGCCTCGAGGGAGACAGCAGTGCGTCGGCCTCTGCGTCCGCACCAGGCCCGGGGGCCGTCCTCCGCCTGAGCTGCGGGCACGACGGCGTGGGCGCGTCGGGCCACCGCCAGCAGCAGCCCGGCCGGGTCCGGGCGCCGTCGTCGCCACCCGCACCTGCCCGTGCCCTTGCCCACGGGCAGGCCCACCGTGCTCAGCCTCATGAGACCCATGAGGAGCAGGGGCAACAGCATGAGGGAGCGTCCCCCGTAGCCCGCGCGATGGGAGGCGACAACGACTCCCACCGCCACCAGGAGAGCCAGGAGGACGAGCAGCGCGCCGAGCCGGGCCCTGCCGCGTCCGGCGCGAGGGCCCAAAGGACGCGGCACCGTCAGGTCCTCCGGTCGCCTGCGCAGCTCCAGCAGGGTGTCGCCCACCCGGAGCCGGCTGCCCGGCGGCCACCGCTGCGGCGGACGTAGGGCGCGGCGTCCCGAGGCCCGCAGGAGCGAGCGCAGGCCGTACCATCTGGCCCCGTTCGCCCCCGGTGCGTCGAGGACGCTCACGCCTCGTGCGGTGGCACGCAGCCGCAGGTGCTCGCGTGAGACGTAAGGGTCCATGAGCGCACCGCCGCGGCCGACGACGCGCTCGCCGCCATCGGGCAGGGCGAGCACGACGCCGGCGTCGGGACCGCGCAGCACCGCCAGGTGCCAGGTGCCGGCCAGGGCGGCACGGGCCTCGGCACCGGCGGCTGCACCGGCGTCGGCTCTGTCCGTCAGGAGGTCGTGAGGCATACCGGCACTGTGCCGCGAGTTCCCCTCCCCTTCCGATCGTCCGCACGGCACCTGTGGACACATGGGCACGGGGATAGCACGGAGGGGGCCTGTGGAGCCCGGTCACCCGGCTGTGACCGCCCCCGGTGCGATGATGCGTGTCGCACGCATGGGGGAGGATGTGCCCGTGAGCACCCAGACCTCCCGCCCGGCCCCCGGTCCCGCCGAGGCCCCGGCCGACGCCGCGCAGACCACCCGCCTGACCCCCGCCGAGGTCACCGAGACCGTCACGCTGCACCGTCGGCTCCGCCACGCGGCCCTGAGGGCGGACATGGTGGTGCTCAGGAGCCAGATCGAGCGCGCCCGCCACGCCTACTATGACGCCGTCGACACCCAGTCGCCCGTCTCCGACGCGCAGTACGACCGCTGGTACCGCGCGCTTGAGGATCTTGAGGCCAGGTACCCGGACCTCGTCCTGGCCCAGAGCCCCACCCGCACGGTGGGCGGCGAGGCCGCGACGGAGGCCTTCTCCCCGGTGACCCACCGCGAGCGCATGTACTCCCTCCAGGACGTCTTCAGCCTCGAGGAGGTCGAGGAGTGGGCCCAGCGCATGACCGCCGACCTCGGGGTCGAGGATGCGCAACTGACCATGACCGCAGAGGTCAAGATCGACGGCGTCGCCGTCACCCTCACCTACGAGCACGGCGTCCTCACCCGGGCCGCGACCCGCGGTGACGGGGTCACGGGCGAGGACGTCACCGCCAATGTCCGCACCATCGCCACCGTCCCGCAGCGCCTGACCACCACGGGCGCGCCACCGCGGGTCGTCGAGGTCCGCGGGGAGATCTACCTGCCGGTCGAGGCCTTCACCGAGGTCAACCGTCGACGCATGGAGGAGAACACCGCCCGCGAGGCGCGCAACGCCGCCCTCCAGGCCCAGCCGCAGGGCAGTCGGCGCAAGGAGGCGTTGCTGCCCCTGTTCGCCAACCCCCGCAACGCCGCTGCCGGCTCCCTGCGCCAGAAGGACCCCGCGGTCACCGCCGAGCGCCCCCTGGCCTTCATCGCTCACGGCGTGGGCGCCATCGAGCTGGCCGAGGGCGCCCCCCTGCCGGACTCCCAGCACGAGTGGTACTCGCTGCTCACCGAGTGGGGGCTGCCGGTGTCGCCCTACAACGCGCTTGTGCACGGGCGCACCGAGCGGGAGGACTACATCGCCCGCTACGCCGACCACCGCCACGACCTGCTTCACGAGATCGACGGCATCGTCTTCAAGGTGGACTCGCGCTCGCAGCAGGCCCGGCTCGGCCACACCTCCCGCGTGCCGCGCTGGGCGAGTGCGTACAAGTACCCGCCGGAGGAGGTGCGCACCCGCCTGCTCGACATTGACGTCCAGGTCGGGCGCACCGGGCGGGTCACTCCCTTCGGGCTTATGGAGCCCGTTCTGGTCTCCGGCTCGACCGTCTCGCGTGCCACCCTCCACAATGCCACCGAGGTCGCCCGCAAGGGCGTGCTCATCGGTGACATGGTCGTCCTGCGCAAGGCCGGCGAGATCATCCCTGAGATCGTCGGCCCCGTCCTCGAGGAGCGCGACGGTACCGAGCGCCCCTTCGTCATGCCGCAGCACTGCCCCTCCTGTGGCACGCCGCTTGCTCCCGCCAAGGAGGGCGACGTCGACCTGCGGTGCCCCAACACCCGCTCCTGCCCCGCCCAGGTGACCGAGAGGATCGCCCATATCGGCTCACGCGGGGCCTTCGACGTCGAGGGCCTGGGCGACGAGGCCGCCGTCGCCCTCACCCAGCCGGATGCCGGACGCGAGGAGGCGCTGGCGGCTCTGGCGGCCGGCCGTGTCCTGGAGACCGAGCGCGGCAGGGTCCGCCTGGACGCACAGGCGCTCACGGGCCTGCCCACCGCCGAGCATCTGGAGGTGGCCCGGGCGGCACTCGTGGCCGCCGGTGTGGGCGAGCAAGTGCCGGTGCTCACGGGCGAGGCCGGCCTGTTCGACCTCACGGCCGAGGACCTGCGCGACGTCTTCGTCTACCAGCCGGTCAGGCGGCGCGGTGAGCCGACCGGCGACTGGCGCCTGGCCCGCTTCTTCTGGTCCAAGGAGACCTACGACAAGGACGGGGCGGTGAGGAAGGAGACGGCCCCGGGCAAGAACGCCACCGCGATGCTCGCCCAGCTTGACAGTGCCAAGGCGCAGCCTCTGTGGCGGGTGCTCGTGGCCCTGTCCGTGCGTCACGTCGGCCCGACGGCGGCGCGTGCCCTCGCGGCCCGTTTCAGGTCCCTGGAGGCCCTGCGGGAGGCGAGCGCCGAGGAGCTGAGCGAGGTCGACGGCGTCGGGCCGACCATCGCCGACGCCTGGCGGTCCTGGCTGGAGGTGGACTGGCACACCGAGATCCTTGAGCGCTGGGCCGCGGCCGGGGTGCGCACCGCCGACGACGCGCCCGAGGAGGAGGTTCCCGCGACGCTGAGCGGGCTGACGATCGTCGTCACTGGCACGCTTGAGCGCTTGACCCGCGAGAGCGCGAAGGAGGCCATCGTCTCGCGCGGGGGCAAGGCGGCGGGCAGCGTCTCGAAGCGAACGAGCTACGTCGTCGTCGGGGAGAATGCCGGGTCGAAGGAGGCCAAGGCCCTCGAGCTGGGCGTGCCCGTGCTCAACGAGGAGGCTTTCGAGCGGCTGCTGGCCGCTGGACCGCAGGCACTGGACGCGCAGGGCGAGGTCGGCTAGCTCAGGCTGCCGTGCCGGTGACGGGGCCGGACGGGGCTGGTCCGTCAACAGGCCGGTCAGTCGCTGCGGCCGGGCCATAGTGGCCCTAGTGGGCCGGTCGGGGCCGCTCAGTAGTGGCCCAGGGCGTCGAGAGGGTCGCCGTCCTCACCGAGGGGCCGGTTGGGGCCGCTCAGTAGTGGCTGACGACCGTGGTGCCGATCTCGGCCCAGTTGTAGATCCAGTAGGCCTCGCTCACGGGCATGTTGACGCACCCGTGAGATGCCGAGTAGCCGAAGCTGGAGCGCCAGGGGGCGCCGTGGAAGGCGTAGCCACTGTAGAAGTAGCTGACCCACGGCACGTCCTCCGAGCGGTAGCGGGTGCCGTCGACGTTGTCGCCCTCCATCGTCTGCGAGGTGTACTGCAGGTAGACGTGGTAGGTGCCCGTGACCGTCGGGGTCTCGGCGGCGCCGTCGACCATGGAGATCGGTCCGCGCACGACGGTGGCGCCCTCATAGGCCGTCACGGTCTTGTTGGAGAGGTTGACGTCCACCCACTTCTCGCCGGGGGCTGCCTGGTAGACGAGGTTCTCCGCGCCGTCGGCGATGAGGCGGTCGGTCCAGGAGGCCTTGACGACCTCGGTGGTGAAGTCGCCCGTGTAGGGTCGGCCGGCGTTGAGGGCCTCGACGAGTGCGGTGGTGATCGCCTCGGCGTTCGTCACCTTGTTGCCGTCGACGGCCTCGACGCTGGTGGCGACGACGTCACCGCGGGAGTTGACGTTGCGCACGCCATCCGTGGGTGCGTCCCCGGCGGCATCGCTGGAGGCGGTGACCCACTGCGAGACCTTGGTGGCGTCGACGCGGGCAGTCAGGGCGGTGCCGTCTGCGGTGGGCGTGACGGTGACCCAGGAGGCCTGGGTGGTGGCGTCCGGGGTCCACGTCTGGCCCCGGGGGTCGGTGCTGTCGGTGATGGCCACGGGCTGGGAGGCGAGGACACCGGCCTGCTCAGCGGCCCGGGCGGCCTCGTCGTCGGTGATCTCGGGGACCTGGGAAGAGTAGGTGAGGGTCACGCTCTGGGAGGTGAGGGTGCTCGCCGCCTCCTGCGCCGCCCTGGCGGCCTCGGCGGAGTCCAGGCTCACGCCCTCGACGGCGGGGGTCGTGATGAAGGTGAGTCCGTCCGGTCCGAGCCTGACCGTGGCGTTGGTGGCCACGGACTCGTTGCT from Actinomyces respiraculi carries:
- a CDS encoding sensor histidine kinase: MPSFAAASHRVLSLLPDADRDWIHQLIADWQVIADMSVSDLVLWVRSETGRFVAVAHQRPSTGSTVHLEEVIGHRMPASREVLAIEALTSGQPLVDATPLWTGSYAVREEYVPVVRDGTAIAVMTRETSVGLMRGGRHMETVLGERADRLCQMVAEGAFPIRGAGTVLRHGTPRVGDGVVSLDTDGVVLFATPNAHSCFRHLGIVGPLDGLQLAEAVTSIIPERTPVDEAMAVVLMGRQAWLTEVEVAGVFLAIRSIPLTDAGDRAGAVLLVRDVTEIRRREQVLLNKDATIREVHHRVKNNLQTVSALLRMQARRATNDETREALAEAERRVATIATVHEALSHNVDEKVDFDEVFESILRAAATVARARGDVATRLEGTFGTVDADAAQALATVLAELVANAVEHGLEDRDGLVTVRAHREGEDLEVRVIDDGQGFEEGTILTGLGTQIVRTLVRGELRGSIDWHPGESGRGTEVIVRARLKES
- a CDS encoding dihydrofolate reductase encodes the protein MSTRSASRAPVRVGAVWAQDRAGIIGADGDMLWHVPADFRHFKAATTGGVVLMGRTTWDSLGASLPGRLSVVLTRREHWGADGVACAVPTLAEGLDRGAELLAGLGEDPRQDVYRALPRLWVIGGGSVYRQALEAEALDELLVSVIDVDAAATVRARGLSPDALVRVPDVAAGAGPQGHWVAGGPLSDAPGAWRPVSGDAAWRVDHYRRR
- a CDS encoding OsmC family protein → MSDTSIITPTETNSVWAERTGTRQYLGHNARGAEVRVGSGPGEFSPGELLKIALATCNTLSADHRLAKALGEDFEANVICATLKHEEEERYQAMDVQIVTDLSALTGDQLATLSQRVDAAIERSCTVGHTLTKGAEVRLHLLNDHPEDVD
- a CDS encoding DUF2505 domain-containing protein, translated to MRKTVTITYPADPATVATMLADPAFQRGRVARLGQDGLDVDVVTRGEGFAVTVRGTVPADRLPSAARRFVRGPLSLTLTESWGEPGDGGRREGRLSAEISGAPVHVAATGSMSSDDGARTTVVLDLSLDVTVPLVGRALEDRAMGHVDAVVADEQARATAWLASH
- a CDS encoding WhiB family transcriptional regulator; amino-acid sequence: MDWRSQAACLTVDPELFFPVGNTGPAIAQIAEAKQVCARCEVVDTCLKWALENGQDAGVWGGMSEDERRSLKRRAARARRSS
- a CDS encoding thymidylate synthase — protein: MGLEAPEGVDVAYEELLADVLLHGVAKGDRTGTGTRSLFARQLRYDLSRGFPRVTTKFVAMKSVKGELLWFLQGATNVRWLQEQGISIWDEWADDDGELGPVYGAQWRSWPSRDGGAIDQITTLVETLRRDPDSRRMLVSAWNVSELDRMALAPCHAFFQCYVADGRLSLQIYQRSADLFLGVPFNIASYALLTHMLAQQAGLEPGELVWTGGDCHIYDNHVEQVREQLSRVPQAYPFPTLRLEPASSIDAYTMDSIDASDGYRHHPAIKAPVAV